A genome region from Magnolia sinica isolate HGM2019 chromosome 8, MsV1, whole genome shotgun sequence includes the following:
- the LOC131254298 gene encoding uncharacterized protein LOC131254298 codes for MKQGCIDTEKWIRKGRKNQLKHLMDLLSKSTISEGFKGICDFDSDVFRPVGSEESPPNLWALTLVTLVSIAIAIPRTDRELIEPLLHGVHEGLRCMRFIEKKLDLKGLVNIKEAAHIIWQGVDLNHKWLDVDLSTLIPEEKDPKKIIGRLAEIGKDCVLDFEKTMAPMCGNKKTLKWTAKALAANSLYRICQTILDDYENKFGSAEELFEWLCVTISNILGARLTNLRMRYPSNALPVPSKQRKIALGKQLLFLAKLKTYWKLLDTKGFKIWVLINVPMSTTGIPAN; via the coding sequence atgaaacAAGGCTGCATCGACACAGAGAAATGGATCCGTAAAGGTAGAAAGAACCAATTAAAACATCTTATGGATCTTTTAAGCAAATCAACAATTTCAGAAGGCTTCAAGGGAATTTGCGATTTTGACAGCGACGTATTTCGCCCGGTAGGTTCAGAGGAAAGTCCTCCTAACCTCTGGGCTCTGACTTTGGTAACCCTGGTGAGTATAGCCATTGCAATTCCTCGCACGGACCGAGAACTGATCGAACCATTGCTACATGGGGTACATGAAGGCCTCCGTTGCATGAGATTCATAGAGAAGAAGCTGGATTTGAAAGGGCTGGTAAACATTAAGGAAGCAGCGCATATCATCTGGCAAGGTGTTGATCTTAACCATAAATGGCTTGATGTGGATCTTTCCACATTGATCCCTGAAGAGAAGGATCCCAAGAAAATAATCGGACGCCTTGCAGAGATTGGAAAGGATTGTGTTTTAGACTTTGAGAAGACCATGGCGCCTATGTGTGGAAACAAGAAGACTCTTAAGTGGACGGCCAAAGCATTGGCGGCCAATTCTCTGTATAGAATTTGTCAAACCATTCTGGATGACTATGAAAACAAATTTGGGTCAGCGGAAGAGCTGTTCGAATGGTTGTGTGTAACGATTTCTAATATATTGGGAGCCCGTCTTACCAACTTACGCATGCGATATCCATCGAATGCTCTTCCAGTGCCATCGAAGCAAAGGAAGATAGCATTGGGAAAGCAGCTTCTTTTCTTGGCGAAGCTGAAAACATATTGGAAACTCTTGGACACCAAGGGGTTCAAGATCTGGGTATTGATCAATGTGCCCATGTCGACGACTGGCATACCAGCAAACTGA
- the LOC131254299 gene encoding uncharacterized protein LOC131254299, with product MEEIQTIECGIDSRHFGNPMPWIGVYITAASLVCSLAVAVDISNGLRLRKLWFPCRFFSLNPTSLTLLAIATKLPVDLTTSMPEARDQLTKLSGTVLICTAMANFMPSLGTMEDSQVILNVVPLGILVITIIVNVCIEMVTGVIYAFRLEHKIILFFLLIMLLILCSSALTVSTTSQLLKQQCELKHHQASDGPDVQVETSTVTKLKNDVRKYWMMAHSSSPQYVLSRSLIGTASGAFCLLGAIVLTEAFIASLYHPSTVLLCQRLIYPSTSPPGVIAIQSPSDYQWSTRLVLFSQVIAVWVGTIAPACRWFAAVNSRGFQIKTWSEFKGKFKVERYWIQKLVEWKDSPLHFHIKSRSCRRFVYGFRNLILDVCLKMQTAIVLFSKSVRLTSMLAMTGLKMHVSCFLSILVRGQFKSSGSASNEETGSSSNTETCLNDFVLHLEGEE from the coding sequence ATGGAGGAGATTCAGACTATAGAATGTGGAATCGACAGCAGACATTTCGGCAATCCGATGCCATGGATCGGTGTATATATAACAGCAGCTTCTCTAGTTTGCTCACTTGCCGTGGCCGTCGATATCAGTAACGGGCTCCGCCTTCGAAAGCTCTGGTTTCCATGCAGATTCTTCTCGCTCAACCCCACTTCCTTGACCCTTCTAGCAATCGCAACGAAACTGCCTGTCGATCTTACCACTTCAATGCCCGAGGCTCGAGATCAGCTCACCAAGCTCAGTGGGACCGTCCTGATTTGCACCGCAATGGCTAACTTCATGCCATCTTTAGGAACCATGGAAGACTCCCAGGTGATCTTGAACGTTGTCCCGTTGGGAATTCTAGTCATCACGATAATTGTCAATGTCTGCATTGAAATGGTTACCGGCGTCATTTATGCCTTTCGTCTGGAACATAAGATAATCCTATTTTTCTTGCTAATCATGCTTCTGATTCTTTGTTCCTCTGCTTTAACGGTTTCAACCACGAGTCAGTTGCTAAAACAACAGTGCGAGTTGAAACACCATCAAGCTTCAGATGGGCCAGATGTTCAAGTTGAGACATCCACCGTTACgaaattgaaaaatgatgtgAGGAAATATTGGATGATGGCCCATAGCTCTAGTCCTCAGTATGTTCTCAGTCGCTCCTTGATTGGCACCGCTTCGGGAGCTTTCTGTCTCTTGGGTGCTATCGTTCTGACGGAGGCATTCATCGCATCACTATATCATCCTTCAACAGTACTCTTGTGTCAACGTCTCATATATCCTTCAACAAGCCCTCCTGGAGTCATTGCTATTCAATCCCCATCAGATTACCAGTGGTCGACTAGGCTTGTCTTATTTTCTCAAGTAATTGCAGTATGGGTAGGAACTATAGCCCCTGCTTGTAGATGGTTTGCCGCCGTCAATTCAAGGGGCTTTCAGATAAAAACATGGAGTGAATTCAAAGGCAAGTTTAAGGTGGAGAGGTACTGGATTCAGAAATTGGTGGAATGGAAAGATAGCCCTTTACATTTCCACATCAAGAGCAGGAGCTGTCGAAGGTTCGTCTATGGCTTTAGAAATCTAATACTGGATGTCTGTCTAAAAATGCAAACTGCAATAGTCTTATTCAGCAAATCTGTTCGACTAACTTCTATGCTGGCCATGACTGGGCTCAAAATGCATGTGTCCTGCTTCCTCTCAATCCTAGTACGAGGGCAGTTCAAGTCCTCTGGGAGTGCTTCGAATGAGGAAACAGGTTCTTCTTCAAATACAGAGACATGCCTGAATGATTTCGTATTACATCTTGAGGGTGAGGAATaa